Proteins from one Setaria italica strain Yugu1 chromosome V, Setaria_italica_v2.0, whole genome shotgun sequence genomic window:
- the LOC101784470 gene encoding dephospho-CoA kinase: MRLVGLTGGIASGKSTVSNLFKDASVPVVDADVVARNVVQKGTGGWKKIVKAFGEEILLDNGEIDRARLGQIVFSDPSKRQLLNRLLAPHISSGIFWEMAKLWMKGCKVVVLDIPLLFETKMDRWTNPVIVVWVNPETQIERLMSRDGCSEEQAQNRINAQLALDWKKSEADIVIDNSGSLDDTKQQFQEVLRKVSEPLTWKERLRSRDGLISVVMCTAVGVLLAQKNLL, encoded by the exons ATGAGGCTGGTGGGGTTGACGGGCGGGATCGCGTCCGGGAAGAGCACCGTGTCCAACCTCTTCAAGGACGCCAGCGTCCccgtcgtcgacgccgacgtCGTTGCTCGG AATGTAGTGCAGAAAGGTACTGGAGGTTGGAAGAAAATTGTAAAAGCCTTTGGGGAAGAAATTTTGTTGGACAATGGAGAAATTGACAGAGCTCGCTTGGGACAAATTGTGTTTTCTGACCCATCAAAACGCCAACTTCTTAACCG TCTTCTGGCGCCACATATTTCTTCTGGCATATTCTGGGAGATGGCAAAACTGTGGATGAAGGGATGCAAGGTTGTCGTCCTCGACATCCCGCTGTTGTTTGAGACAAAGATGGATAGATGGACAAATCCAGTCATTGTTGTCTGGGTTAATCCAGAAACCCAGATCGAGAGGCTCATGTCAAGAGATGGGTGCTCTGAAGAACAAGCTCAGAACAGAATCAATGCACAGCTTGCGCTGGACTGGAAGAAGTCGGAAGCAGACATAGTGATTGACAATTCTGGGTCACTGGATGACACCAAACAACAGTTTCAGGAAGTGTTGAGGAAAGTCTCTGAGCCCTTGACATGGAAGGAGCGCTTGAGATCTAGAGATGGTCTGATCTCTGTTGTCATGTGTACAGCAGTGGGGGTATTACTTGCCCAGAAGAACCTGCTATGA